Within Cucumis melo cultivar AY chromosome 4, USDA_Cmelo_AY_1.0, whole genome shotgun sequence, the genomic segment cgataagcttgtgcttgtttggagggatcatcataaatgattgaagtgtgttgttttctgtacataaaatattcagccaaagctgctcctgtataaggggcaaggtattgtaatgtagccggagaatctgccgtttcggctactataatagtgtattccattgcgcccctttcctgtaaagtagtcactacttgagccacagaagatgctttttgaccaatagctacataaacacatattacattttgcccttgttgattgagaatcgtatccgtggctactgcagttttaccggtctgcctgtccccaataattaattctcgctgaccacgtccgataggaatcattgaatcaatagcaataagtcctgtttgaagaggctcgtatacggaacgtctcgaaataataccaggagcgggggattcaattaaccgagagtcagaagatgaaatttcacctcggccatcaataggtttagccagggcatttataacacgacctaaataagcctcgcttactggtatctgagcaattcttcccgttgcttttacagaacttccctcctgtatcagcaaaccatcacccattaatacaacaccaacattatttgattctaaatttagagctatgcctatagtaccctcttcaaattctactaattcacctgccattacttcatcaagaccataaatacgagcaatgccgtcgcctacttgaagtacagtaccggtatttacaatttttacttctctattatattgctcaatacgttcacgaataatattactaatttcatctgcttgaatggttaccatgagtatttcgtaattatttttttttaagaaaaaaaaataatgcctacagtagaaggactaatcagttagttatttctttcatcgtcccaaacatgccaatattagcactgatggtacgtaaatgtaactcgttgtccaaacaactattcagagttcctagagctccttgtaaggcttgttggaaaacctgttgtcgtacttgattaatcgctttttgttgttcaaaacgaatagtttcatttttataattttctaattgttccaaacttttagaagttgaattaatcaaattcaatttttctcgttctatctcagaatatccattcactcgaaactgatcggcttccatttcaacttttcgtaagcgagcccgggctttttccagctgttcaatggccccctcacgtagttcttctgaattttgaattgttttcaagatcctctgttttcgattatctaataaatcacttaatgaaagtagattgtctttccattcatttcaaaacttcgacgatcccttcccgaaccaaacatgaatctttcgattcatttggctctcacgctcaattattgcaattatttctgagaaattcccatatatctttttgaatgtaatgagcctatcctcttttctctattcatattccacaaagaaaaagaaaaaaatatggatcattaatccaagacccgaatattcggaggactcttctgaccaaacaaacaattgtcagcaaagttgtttctttttttttcttgaaatccaaaaaaattttcttactttatacataacataggtcatcgattcagcattggataaaaaagaaaaaatgagggtgaaatcctcatttttttagttttttacaaaaaaattctaatattctattaaaatagaaaataataaaaaagggggggttcaaatcattttatcgacatgagtgttctatatcgaaaaaaaagcccaactatttgaaacgatttatgtattaactatgtattaacatagtagtagaaagagtaccatgctacgtctggacttcaaacgttttaaccatgttaatagtcccacattattggttgatagagaatcaaagttgatttaccaatgaatcacgaaatgctatggttcttcaatatgatttcttcattttgtcagaagtaattcgcgggatcatgcaccttttcgtagttataactagaaaagtacagttggttgtatccaacttattcttgaaataaacaactcgcacacactccctttccaaaaaaaatcaatacaccaagcactacgcttagatttattggatttgttgctaaaatatcggtattaaatccgaaactctcggcggatggccagtaacccaaagaaatgaaagaatcggttacatttttcatatgatctccttttatagataaaactaattatctatttctttctatttttttttattttattaatttcctatttctattcgaaatagagtaaaaaatatgttgtaagaatcctaaaaaaaaagttccattcgagattggactaagaaagggaaggaagaaggcgagtcagtatgctaatgcctcatcctcaaatcaatccttcccataggttattgtcccaacgaataagtaattgtaggagtgaaagcttcgtataattcgaaaaagcaagagcagcaagtccaagtaaataaaatacgaaaaaaaatacgtaatttttttaggattaaacaaaaggattcgcaaataaaagtgctaatgctacaactagtccataaattgttaaagcttccataaaagccagactaagcaataaagtacctcggatttttccctccgcctcgggttgtctcgcgatcccttctacagcttggcccgcagcagtaccttgaccaatcccaggtccaatagaagcaagcccgacggccaacccagcagcaataacggaagcggcagaaatcagtggattcatgataagttcctcacaccaaaagaaagaaatggttaatgatacaatcaaccaatgaattataacttattattccatcactaagatttatccaactaaaaattacgaattgaagtaataatattattgaatcgtccaaactacttcaatctctcttttttagttcctatccatccacgtagtttttgtgaatccatacgacttttgttcttccatttcttttaaagcattctttgaattcttcattgtttttcttgatttaatctctctattcattcaatattgaattcaaaattacattacagccgaaacagaaggacttccattgtaagccctatctaaattcacagtagtagggcggattagatatatctttagttcctatataactagttaatatctaatataacatatacatgtgtttcttacctaacgtaaaccaattattcatatcttggattccatcgaatttgagaatcattcttcgaaatatccacaagggttgtcttatagcaattcgattcaatacatctagttgactccactctcctctactctaccctacccaatccttttttctcgttttttggaaaccctttctttttagaattatcccacatggagacaatcaatctaaatgaacgaattcattagtccaaatccttgcatagaaatatcaatattttattaatctaagttcatgtaatttttttttgttcaatcgttgagaggaaaaagatcttttagatctctttcctttttttttaattcccgaatatcgtaatctttctagtcttactccctagatagtatataccttccttattttttgattatttgtatatttatgttccctaagtagattatcttgagccatgtatacattgccttggtctaagctaaaaaaaagagtatttagaaaactaatcaatgatgaccctccatggattcgcctatataagctgcagctaaagttgcaaaaataagagcttgaataccacttgtaaataatccaaggaacataacaggtataggaactactaaaggtactaaagaaacaagaacaacaactactaattcatcagctaatatatttccgaaaagtcgaaaactaagtgataagggttttgtgaaatcttctaagatgttaatgggtaaaaggattggagttggttgaatgtatttaccgaaataacttaatccttttttgctaagacccgcataaaaatatgctactgatgtgagtaaagctaaagcaacagtagtatttatatcatttgtgggtgcggctaactctccgtgaggtaactgtatgattttccaaggtaaaagagctcctgaccaattcgaaacaaaaataaatagaaacatagttccaataaagggaacccatggaccatattcttcgccaatctgagttttgctcacgtctcgaatgaattcaaggacatattcgaagaaattctgaccgtcagtaggaatggtttgtggattacgaacagctataatggctgaacctaataagatagcaattacaacccaagaagtaataagtacttgggcatggacttggaaacctcctatttgccaatacaagtgttggccgacttccacaccagatatatcgtataaccctttttgtgtgttgatagaacataatagaatattcatattgccctctgaaagaaatagaactgtaaaacaaattattttgattcgactgtctttttttttacttgccttgagttgtctatttttgataccaatttattacattacaatatccctagttttttttatctcttttgtgcgattcgggaatagtaaccaattcccgaaatctatggagttccccccaaaattgatttatcttattattaatcaagaatttcgtatagagctagaacgaccctctcgaaattgcaaatactaatttgttaagaattaatcggattgaagctatagcatcatcattcgctggaatcgaaatatctgcgagatcggggtcacaatttgtaNNNNNNNNNNNNNNNNNNNNNNNNNNNNNNNNNNNNNNNNNNNNNNNNNNNNNNNNNNNNNNNNNNNNNNNNNNNNNNNNNNNNNNNNNNNNNNNNNNNNaaaccctaaaccctaaaccctaaaccctaaaccctaaaccctaaaccctaaaccctaaaccctaaaccctaaaccctaaaccctaaaccctaaaccctaaaccctaaaccctaaaccctaaaccctaaaccctaaaccctaaaccctaaaccctaaaccctaaaccctaaaccctaaaccctaaaccctaaaccctaaaccctaaaccctaaaccctaaaccctaaaccctaaaccctaaaccctaaaccctaaaccctaaaccctaaaccctaaaccctaaaccctaaaccctaaaccctaaaccctaaaccctaaaccctaaaccctaaaccctaaaccctaaaccctaaaccctaaaccctaaaccctaaaccctaaaccctaaaccctaaaccctaaaccctaaaccctaaaccctaaaccctaaaccctaaaccctaaaccctaaaccctaaaccctaaaccctaaaccctaaaccctaaaccctaaaccctaaaccctaaaccctaaaccctaaaccctaaaccctaaaccctaaaccctaaaccctaaaccctaaaccctaaaccctaaaccctaaaccctaaaccctaaaccctaaaccctaaaccctaaaccctaaaccctaaaccctaaaccctaaaccctaaaccctaaaccctaaaccctaaaccctaaaccctaaaccctaaaccctaaaccctaaaccctaaaccctaaaccctaaaccctaaaccctaaaccctaaaccctaaaccctaaaccctaaaccctaaaccctaaaccctaaaccctaaaccctaaaccctaaaccctaaaccctaaaccctaaaccctaaaccctaaaccctaaaccctaaaccctaaaccctaaaccctaaaccctaaaccctaaaccctaaaccctaaaccctaaaccctaaaccctaaaccctaaaccctaaaccctaaaccctaaaccctaaaccctaaaccctaaaccctaaaccctaaaccctaaaccctaaaccctaaaccctaaaccctaaaccctaaaccctaaaccctaaaccctaaaccctaaaccctaaaccctaaaccctaaaccctaaaccctaaaccctaaaccctaaaccctaaaccctaaaccctaaaccctaaaccctaaaccctaaaccctaaaccctaaaccctaaaccctaaaccctaaaccctaaaccctaaaccctaaaccctaaaccctaaaccctaaaccctaaaccctaaaccctaaaccctaaaccctaaaccctaaaccctaaaccctaaaccctaaaccctaaaccctaaaccctaaaccctaaaccctaaaccctaaaccctaaaccctaaaccctaaaccctaaaccctaaaccctaaaccctaaaccctaaaccctaaaccctaaaccctaaaccctaaaccctaaaccctaaaccctaaaccctaaaccctaaaccctaaaccctaaaccctaaaccctaaaccctaaaccctaaaccctaaaccctaaaccctaaaccctaaaccctaaaccctaaaccctaaaccctaaaccctaaaccctaaaccctaaaccctaaaccctaaaccctaaaccctaaaccctaaaccctaaaccctaaaccctaaaccctaaaccctaaaccctaaaccctaaaccctaaaccctaaaccctaaaccctaaaccctaaaccctaaaccctaaaccctaaaccctaaaccctaaaccctaaaccctaaaccctaaaccctaaaccctaaaccctaaaccctaaaccctaaaccctaaaccctaaaccctaaaccctaaaccctaaaccctaaaccctaaaccctaaaccctaaaccctaaaccctaaaccctaaaccctaaaccctaaaccctaaaccctaaaccctaaaccctaaaccctaaaccctaaaccctaaaccctaaaccctaaaccctaaaccctaaaccctaaaccctaaaccctaaaccctaaaccctaaaccctaaaccctaaaccctaaaccctaaaccctaaaccctaaaccctaaaccctaaaccctaaaccctaaaccctaaaccctaaaccctaaaccctaaaccctaaaccctaaaccctaaaccctaaaccctaaaccctaaaccctaaaccctaaaccctaaaccctaaaccctaaaccctaaaccctaaaccctaaaccctaaaccctaaaccctaaaccctaaaccctaaaccctaaaccctaaaccctaaaccctaaaccctaaaccctaaaccctaaaccctaaaccctaaaccctaaaccctaaaccctaaaccctaaaccctaaaccctaaaccctaaaccctaaaccctaaaccctaaaccctaaaccctaaaccctaaaccctaaaccctaaaccctaaaccctaaaccctaaaccctaaaccctaaaccctaaaccctaaaccctaaaccctaaaccctaaaccctaaaccctaaaccctaaaccctaaaccctaaaccctaaaccctaaaccctaaaccctaaaccctaaaccctaaaccctaaaccctaaaccctaaaccctaaaccctaaaccctaaaccctaaaccctaaaccctaaaccctaaaccctaaaccctaaaccctaaaccctaaaccctaaaccctaaaccctaaaccctaaaccctaaaccctaaaccctaaaccctaaaccctaaaccctaaaccctaaaccctaaaccctaaaccctaaaccctaaaccctaaaccctaaaccctaaaccctaaaccctaaaccctaaaccctaaaccctaaaccctaaaccctaaaccctaaaccctaaaccctaaaccctaaaccctaaaccctaaaccctaaaccctaaaccctaaaccctaaaccctaaaccctaaaccctaaaccctaaaccctaaaccctaaaccctaaaccctaaaccctaaaccctaaaccctaaaccctaaaccctaaaccctaaaccctaaaccctaaaccctaaaccctaaaccctaaaccctaaaccctaaaccctaaaccctaaaccctaaaccctaaaccctaaaccctaaaccctaaaccctaaaccctaaaccctaaaccctaaaccctaaaccctaaaccctaaaccctaaaccctaaaccctaaaccctaaaccctaaaccctaaaccctaaaccctaaaccctaaaccctaaaccctaaaccctaaaccctaaaccctaaaccctaaaccctaaaccctaaaccctaaaccctaaaccctaaaccctaaaccctaaaccctaaaccctaaaccctaaaccctaaaccctaaaccctaaaccctaaaccctaaaccctaaaccctaaaccctaaaccctaaaccctaaaccctaaaccctaaaccctaaaccctaaaccctaaaccctaaaccctaaaccctaaaccctaaaccctaaaccctaaaccctaaaccctaaaccctaaaccctaaaccctaaaccctaaaccctaaaccctaaaccctaaaccctaaaccctaaaccctaaaccctaaaccctaaaccctaaaccctaaaccctaaaccctaaaccctaaaccctaaaccctaaaccctaaaccctaaaccctaaaccctaaaccctaaaccctaaaccctaaaccctaaaccctaaaccctaaaccctaaaccctaaaccctaaaccctaaaccctaaaccctaaaccctaaaccctaaaccctaaaccctaaaccctaaaccctaaaccctaaaccctaaaccctaaaccctaaaccctaaaccctaaaccctaaaccctaaaccctaaaccctaaaccctaaaccctaaaccctaaaccctaaaccctaaaccctaaaccctaaaccctaaaccctaaaccctaaaccctaaaccctaaaccctaaaccctaaaccctaaaccctaaaccctaaaccctaaaccctaaaccctaaaccctaaaccctaaaccctaaaccctaaaccctaaaccctaaaccctaaaccctaaaccctaaaccctaaaccctaaaccctaaaccctaaaccctaaaccctaaaccctaaaccctaaaccctaaaccctaaaccctaaaccctaaaccctaaaccctaaaccctaaaccctaaaccctaaaccctaaaccctaaaccctaaaccctaaaccctaaaccctaaaccctaaaccctaaaccctaaaccctaaaccctaaaccctaaaccctaaaccctaaaccctaaaccctaaaccctaaaccctaaaccctaaaccctaaaccctaaaccctaaaccctaaaccctaaaccctaaaccctaaaccctaaaccctaaaccctaaaccctaaaccctaaaccctaaaccctaaaccctaaaccctaaaccctaaaccctaaaccctaaaccctaaaccctaaaccctaaaccctaaaccctaaaccctaaaccctaaaccctaaaccctaaaccctaaaccctaaaccctaaaccctaaaccctaaaccctaaaccctaaaccctaaaccctaaaccctaaaccctaaaccctaaaccctaaaccctaaaccctaaaccctaaaccctaaaccctaaaccctaaaccctaaaccctaaaccctaaaccctaaaccctaaaccctaaaccctaaaccctaaaccctaaaccctaaaccctaaaccctaaaccctaaaccctaaaccctaaaccctaaaccctaaaccctaaaccctaaaccctaaaccctaaaccctaaaccctaaaccctaaaccctaaaccctaaaccctaaaccctaaaccctaaaccctaaaccctaaaccctaaaccctaaaccctaaaccctaaaccctaaaccctaaaccctaaaccctaaaccctaaaccctaaaccctaaaccctaaaccctaaaccctaaaccctaaaccctaaaccctaaaccctaaaccctaaaccctaaaccctaaaccctaaaccctaaaccctaaaccctaaaccctaaaccctaaaccctaaaccctaaaccctaaaccctaaaccctaaaccctaaaccctaaaccctaaaccctaaaccctaaaccctaaaccctaaaccctaaaccctaaaccctaaaccctaaaccctaaaccctaaaccctaaaccctaaaccctaaaccctaaaccctaaaccctaaaccctaaaccctaaaccctaaaccctaaaccctaaaccctaaaccctaaaccctaaaccctaaaccctaaaccctaaaccctaaaccctaaaccctaaaccctaaaccctaaaccctaaaccctaaaccctaaaccctaaaccctaaaccctaaaccctaaaccctaaaccctaaaccctaaaccctaaaccctaaaccctaaaccctaaaccctaaaccctaaaccctaaaccctaaaccctaaaccctaaaccctaaaccctaaaccctaaaccctaaaccctaaaccctaaaccctaaaccctaaaccctaaaccctaaaccctaaaccctaaaccctaaaccctaaaccctaaaccctaaaccctaaaccctaaaccctaaaccctaaaccctaaaccctaaaccctaaaccctaaaccctaaaccctaaaccctaaaccctaaaccctaaaccctaaaccctaaaccctaaaccctaaaccctaaaccctaaaccctaaaccctaaaccctaaaccctaaaccctaaaccctaaaccctaaaccctaaaccctaaaccctaaaccctaaaccctaaaccctaaaccctaaaccctaaaccctaaaccctaaaccctaaaccctaaaccctaaaccctaaaccctaaacccaaaccctaaaccctaaaccctaaaccctaaaccctaaaccctaaaccctaaaccctaaaccctaaaccctaaaccctaaaccctaaaccctaaaccctaaaccctaaaccctaaaccctaaaccctaaaccctaaaccctaaaccctaaaccctaaaccctaaaccctaaaccctaaaccctaaaccctaaaccctaaaccctaaaccctaaaccctaaaccctaaaccctaaaccctaaaccctagaaccctaaaccctaaaccctaaaccctaaaccctaaaccctaaaccctaaaccctaaaccctaaaccctaaaccctaaaccctaaaccctaaaccctaaaccctaaaccctaaaccctaaaccctaaaccctaaaccctaaaccctaaaccctaaaccctaaaccctaaaccctaaaccctaaaccctaaaccctaaaccctaaaccctaaaccctaaaccctaaaccctaaaccctaaaccctaaaccctaaaccctaaaccctaaaccctaaaccctaaaccctaaaccctaaaccctaaaccctaaaccctaaaccctaaaccctaaaccctaaaccctaaaccctaaaccctaaaccctaaaccctaaaccctaaaccctaaaccctaaaccctaaaccctaaaccctaaaccctaaaccctaaaccctaaaccctaaaccctaaaccctaaaccctaaaccctaaaccctaaaccctaaaccctaaaccctaaaccctaaaccctaaaccctaaaccctaaaccctaaaccctaaaccctaaaccctaaaccctaaaccctaaaccctaaaccctaaaccctaaaccctaaaccctaaaccctaaaccctaaaccctaaaccctaaaccctaaaccctaaaccctaaaccctaaaccctaaaccctaaaccctaaaccctaaaccctaaaccctaaaccctaaaccctaaaccctaaaccctaaaccctaaaccctaaaccctaaaccctaaaccctaaac encodes:
- the LOC127149003 gene encoding ATP synthase subunit alpha, chloroplastic, translating into MVTIQADEISNIIRERIEQYNREVKIVNTGTVLQVGDGIARIYGLDEVMAGELVEFEEGTIGIALNLESNNVGVVLMGDGLLIQEGSSVKATGRIAQIPVSEAYLGRVINALAKPIDGRGEISSSDSRLIESPAPGIISRRSVYEPLQTGLIAIDSMIPIGRGQRELIIGDRQTGKTAVATDTILNQQGQNVICVYVAIGQKASSVAQVVTTLQERGAMEYTIIVAETADSPATLQYLAPYTGAALAEYFMYRKQHTSIIYDDPSKQAQAYRQMSLLLRRPPGREAYPGDVFYLHSRLLERAAKLSSALGEGSMTALPIVETQSGDVSAYIPTNVISITDGQIFLSADLFNAGIRPAINVGISVSRVGSAAQIKAMKQVAGKLKLELAQFAELEAFAQFASDLDKATQNQLARGQRLRELLKQSQSAPLTVDEQIMTVYTGTNGYLDSLEIGQVRKFLLELRTYVKTNKPQFQEIISSTKTLTTEAEALLKEAIQEQMERFLLQDQV